A stretch of the Hydra vulgaris chromosome 09, alternate assembly HydraT2T_AEP genome encodes the following:
- the LOC136085273 gene encoding uncharacterized protein LOC136085273 yields MSQSKQELINKKFVVVAFETEGSKSKGCSMDVICSSWLLSNTEAFYPHHLKSVAKCTNAVINFVAPSSNWGKYTVRILGGSNDFNVASSMMDKLLYTSSVDISDSEASSAGKKIKIDKSVVCGAGVCNDDSDEGSSLASLSPKQPVTINKINLQAKSKLKLTKKPILVDNTHNSYPISSNVFLQKSSLSATTLLPNIRHPQTSSNQSKVSNLEYRESENQSYILEDRRFLTFEKKCLDMFVSIQYDMKKILNRLERIETQVASISNNSAIGMTVKPDINRWNQLPLLTDDDLVLLEETLCNKGMLESLIMFKQKKANRYAARSNFIRRNVKKHLEELETPNSSLQIKLQDLQQNESLPCSSSIEKYLVDDSEVIDFEIVDDRCKNEAIGFEGDTNNVKFTNGSFSQLSSSDENDGNNYYPSCSSEGDANEHNKSLQDLLATWSVKHNIRHTALSDLLVILGQYHSLPKDARTVLKTKKLADIIPMYDIHNNCGEYVYLGLEKQLIKLLESANKVTTCGDCCLKLQFSIDGLPLFKSSAKQFWPILCSVNYDGTTYKPFVVSLFCGNSKPITAEVFLSDFVVEVKKLKDHGFVAAGSFFTIAVNAFICDAPARAFVKGITSHNGYYGCERCIQVGEYVQRRVTFPEFNAEKRTDTSFINRQQKQHHQKNIISSLLELNIGHVSQFPLEYMHLVCLGATRKLLLYWLRGSRNVKISVGNADTISNKMISLVNCIPCEFSRKPRSLKEISRWKATEFRLFLCYVGPVVLRNHLPSNIYHHFMLLNVAISILANPDTSNNYCNYAEKLLKIFVKELSSLYGDSSLSYTMHSLIHICDDVRLFGALDNYSAFPFENMLGSLKKMVRTGRFPLRQLCQRLSEQSFAFSDEPPSLKPSLCKTHHQGPTLTFTGIQYKQLNFAGCFFSTENANRCALLNDGKVIVICNIIDSEHDGIIIICRIFKTMKNFYSYPCESSKLNVFKVDQLSEQYSYFPLSSIFKKCLLLQRKNYFIAFPFLHFLI; encoded by the exons atgtCACAATCAAAGCAAGAACTTATTAATAAGAAGTTTGTGGTAGTTGCATTTGAAACAGAAGGAAGTAAATCTAAAGGCTGCTCTATGGATGTTATATGTTCTAGTTGGCTATTAAGCAACACAGAAGCATTTTATCCACATCATTTAAAGTCTGTGGCAAAATGCACAAATGCTGTTATTAACTTTGTTGCACCAAGTAGCAATTGGGGGAAATATACAGTTCGTATACTTGGAGGATCAA ATGATTTTAATGTTGCCTCATCAATGATGGATAAACTATTGTATACCTCAAGTGTAGATATCAGTGATAGTGAGGCAAGTTCAgcgggaaaaaaaattaaaattgataaatcaGTTGTTTGTGGTGCTGGGGTATGTAATGATGACAGTGATGAAGGAAGTTCTTTAGCTTCATTGTCACCAAAACAACCtgttacaataaataaaataaatttacaagctaaatcaaaactaaaactAACCAAAAAACCTATTTTAGTTGATAATACCCACAATAGTTATCCTATCAGCTCAAATGTATTTTTACAAAAGTCATCCTTAAGTGCAACAACTTTATTGCCTAATATTAGACATCCACAAACAAGCTCAAATCAATCAAAGGTGTCAAATTTAGAATATCGAGAAAGCGAAAATCAATCTTATATATTGGAAGACAGAAGATTTTTAa catttgaaaaaaagtgtttgGATATGTTTGTTTCTATCCAATACGACATGAAAAAAATACTCAATCGTTTGGAGCGAATTGAAACACAAGTTGCGTCAATTAGTAACAATTCTGCAATTGGAATGACAGTTAAGCCTGATATAAATCGGTGGAATCAGTTACCACTACTAACAGATGATGACCTTGTTTTGCTGGAGGAAACTCTCTGCAACAAAGGCATGTTGGAGTCACTG ataatgtttaaacaaaaaaaagccaATAGATATGCAGCTCGATCAAACTTTATCAGAAGAAATGTTAAGAAGCATTTAGAAGAATTAGAAACTCCAAATAGTAGcttgcaaataaaattgcaagACTTGCAACAAAATGAAAGTTTACCTTGCTCTAGCAGCATTGAGA aatatttggtaGACGACAGCGAAGTTATAGATTTTGAAATTGTTGATGATCGATGCAAAAACGAAGCTATTGGTTTCGAGGGAGAtacaaataatgttaaatttacTAATGGTTCTTTTTCTCAATTGAGTTCATCTGATGAGAATGATGGCAATAACTATTACCCATCTTGTTCAAGTGAAGGTGATGCAAACGAgcataataaaagtttacagGATTTGCTTGCAACTTGGTCTGTAAAGCATAACATAAGACATACTGCTTTATCTGATCTATTAGTAATATTAGGTCAATATCATTCCTTACCAAAAGATGCTAgaactgttttaaaaactaagaaGCTTGCTGATATAATCCCAATGTATGATATCCACAACAATTGCGGTGAATATGTTTATTTAGGacttgaaaaacaattaataaaattattggaaagtgcaaataaagtaacaacttgtGGAGACTGTTGTTTGAAACTTCAGTTTAGCATTGATGGATTGCCACTATTTAAAAGTTCTGCAAAGCAATTTTGGCCAATACTTTGTTCAGTAAATTATGATGGAACTACATATAAACCTTTTGTAGTTAGCTTGTTTTGTGGAAATAGTAAACCAATTACAGCGGaagtttttttatctgattTCGTTGTGGAGGTTAAAAAACTTAAGGATCATGGATTTGTAGCAGCAGGTTCCTTTTTTACCATAGCTGTGAATGCTTTTATATGCGATGCACCTGCTCGGGCATTTGTTAAAGGTATAACAAGCCACAATGGCTATTATGGATGCGAAAGGTGTATTCAAGTTGGAGAATATGTTCAAAGAAGAGTTACATTTCCAGAATTTAATGCAGAAAAGCGAACAGATACCTCATTTATTAATCGTCAACAAAAACAGCATCATCAAAAGAATATTATATCATCACTTCTGGAGCTTAATATTGGACATGTTTCTCAATTTCCTTTGGAATATATGCATCTTGTATGCCTTGGCGCGACTcgaaaattgttattgtattggCTTCGTGGCTCACGAAATGTTAAAATAAGTGTAGGAAATGCTGATACTATATCTAATAAAATGATTAGCTTGGTAAATTGTATTCCTTGTGAGTTTTCCAGAAAACCACGGTCTCTTAAAGAAATAAGTCGATGGAAAGCCACTgaatttagactttttttatgttatgttgGTCCGGTTGTTTTAAGAAATCACTTACCGTCGAATATATACCAtcattttatgcttttaaatgTTGCTATTTCAATACTAGCAAATCCAGATACttctaataattattgtaattatgctgaaaaactgttaaaaatttttgttaaggaACTCTCAAGTTTGTATGGTGATAGTTCATTAAGTTACACTATGCATAGTCTTATTCATATATGTGATGATGTTAGGCTTTTTGGTGCTCTTGATAATTATAGTGCATTCCCATTTGAAAACATGCTTGGTTCACTGAAAAAAATGGTAAGAACTGGCCGATTTCCACTCAGACAATTGTGTCAGCGTTTATCTGAGCAAAGTTTTGCTTTTTCAGATGAACCGCCATCATTAAAACCTTCATTGTGTAAAACTCACCACCAAGGTCCAACCCTTACCTTTACAGGAATACAGTATAAACAACTTAATTTTGctggttgttttttttccacTGAGAATGCAAACAGATGCGCTTTATTAAATGATGGAAAAGTTATCGtaatttgcaatattattgACTCAGAGCATGATGGAATAATTATCATTTGTCGCATTTTTAAAACgatgaaaaatttttacagcTATCCATGTGAGTCATCAaaacttaatgttttcaaaGTTGATCAGTTGTCAGAACAATATTCATATTTTCCGTTATCgtcaatctttaaaaaatgcttattgctgcagagaaaaaattattttatagcttttccttttcttcatt tcttaatatga